In Triticum aestivum cultivar Chinese Spring chromosome 5B, IWGSC CS RefSeq v2.1, whole genome shotgun sequence, the following proteins share a genomic window:
- the LOC123114743 gene encoding uncharacterized protein: MEDAATSNPAPPNTVIDLPDDDEDEEPLKHRRSRKAPASKVPQDVSAPEILTVEGENTTRHTVTFATPLTSAQQPSLFTTHHVPEDQAGAAKEAIRQAGLMMEQLKTIRDASQAAYDASSALQSNALGGHGTGHLQGR, encoded by the exons atggaggatgccgcaacttcgaatccag ctccacccaacactgttatcgatcttcctgatgatgatgaggatgaagagccgctgaagcataGGAGGAGTCGAAAAGCGCCCGCCagcaaggtgcctcaggatgtgtcagcgcctgaaattctgactgtggagggagagaacaccactcgacacacggtgaccttcgcgactccactgacgagtgctcagcagccctccctcttcacgactcaccacgtcccagaggaccaagctggtgcggcgaaggaggcgatacgccaggcgggactcatgatggagcagctgaagaccatccgggatgcgagccaggcagcttatgacgccagctctgccctccaaagcaat GCCCTTGGCGGCCACGGGACGGGCCACCTCCAGGGGCGGTAA